Proteins from a genomic interval of Rhodococcoides fascians A25f:
- a CDS encoding GntR family transcriptional regulator → MTEPAMTQRTSERARHKRHQVLASLKNTIESGDIPSGSFLPGENELAREFSVSRGTIRSALSALEDQKLIEKRSGIGSLVTFDGHQIETADGWARALSSAGVEMHTRTLRIERIVDPELAAEAGTPTLNFVAVDRVRHVVDGRPVSLERSRIPALGTLADLPENGLAGDSLTSTLRSAGLVAASGEQWVSVVPVDSADAAVLEVPVGTPYLHSIRVSRDASGRFVEKVVSLLAPERFRLHLTFNS, encoded by the coding sequence ATGACCGAGCCCGCTATGACCCAGCGCACATCGGAGCGTGCGCGGCACAAGCGTCACCAGGTGCTCGCCTCACTCAAGAACACCATCGAGTCCGGCGACATCCCCTCCGGCTCGTTCCTGCCAGGAGAGAACGAACTCGCCCGCGAGTTCTCGGTCAGCCGCGGAACCATTCGTTCTGCGCTCAGTGCGTTGGAAGATCAGAAGCTGATCGAAAAACGCAGCGGCATAGGATCGCTCGTCACCTTCGACGGCCATCAGATCGAGACCGCAGACGGTTGGGCTCGGGCGCTGTCGTCCGCCGGTGTCGAGATGCACACCCGCACTCTCCGCATCGAGCGCATCGTGGACCCAGAACTGGCTGCCGAGGCCGGAACTCCGACTCTGAACTTCGTTGCCGTCGATCGAGTGCGACACGTGGTCGACGGGCGTCCGGTGTCGTTGGAGCGCAGCCGTATTCCGGCACTGGGAACGCTCGCGGACCTGCCCGAGAACGGATTGGCGGGGGACTCACTGACGTCAACCTTGAGGTCCGCGGGGCTCGTGGCGGCCAGTGGCGAGCAATGGGTGTCGGTGGTTCCGGTGGACTCGGCCGACGCGGCAGTTCTCGAAGTGCCGGTAGGCACTCCCTACCTGCACAGCATCCGGGTCAGTCGGGACGCATCGGGTCGATTCGTCGAAAAAGTCGTCAGTCTCCTTGCACCCGAGCGCTTTCGGCTCCATCTCACCTTCAACTCCTGA
- a CDS encoding ADP-ribosylglycohydrolase family protein, producing MSTSRDRALGAFYGLALGDALGMPTQSMRREDIVEDYGQLRGFVAAGPRQLIAHGMSAGSITDDTEQAIMLAQLIVDGDGVVDPSAFARALIAWESEMSARGSLDLLGPSTKRAVERILDGSDPNEAGKFGSTNGAAMRITPAAIAASLDGGIVPFVDAIYSCSFVTHNTSLGIASAAAVAGAISAGIAGAELHEAVDIGVAAATEGATRGYWVAGGNIAARIRWAVELVGKSADRHITDTVADVIGTSVASQESVVAAFALAVAYDDPWDVVLAAATIGGDTDTIAAIAGAVRGAVGGLAAWPGEAIRTVTDVNKLDLEPIVDRLLALRNTN from the coding sequence ATGTCTACTTCGCGTGACCGCGCCCTCGGGGCCTTCTACGGACTGGCACTGGGCGATGCCCTGGGAATGCCGACGCAATCGATGCGCCGGGAGGACATCGTCGAGGATTACGGACAGTTGCGCGGATTCGTTGCCGCCGGTCCGCGTCAGCTCATCGCGCACGGTATGTCGGCAGGCTCGATCACCGACGATACCGAGCAGGCGATCATGTTGGCGCAGTTGATCGTCGACGGTGACGGTGTGGTCGATCCCTCGGCTTTCGCCCGCGCCTTGATCGCGTGGGAGTCCGAGATGTCCGCGCGCGGATCGCTGGATCTGCTGGGACCGTCCACCAAGCGAGCCGTGGAACGGATACTCGACGGCTCCGATCCGAACGAGGCGGGCAAGTTCGGCAGCACCAACGGTGCGGCCATGCGAATCACACCCGCGGCAATTGCGGCATCGTTGGACGGCGGTATCGTGCCGTTCGTCGACGCGATCTACAGTTGCAGCTTCGTCACCCACAACACCTCTCTCGGAATAGCTTCCGCCGCAGCGGTTGCCGGTGCCATCAGTGCCGGGATCGCAGGTGCCGAGTTGCACGAGGCGGTCGACATCGGTGTCGCCGCCGCCACCGAGGGGGCCACCCGTGGATATTGGGTCGCCGGCGGAAACATCGCAGCCCGTATTCGTTGGGCAGTCGAGCTGGTCGGCAAGTCCGCCGACAGGCACATCACGGACACAGTGGCAGACGTCATCGGCACGTCCGTCGCGTCACAGGAATCAGTGGTAGCGGCCTTCGCATTGGCCGTTGCGTACGACGACCCATGGGACGTCGTACTGGCAGCCGCCACCATCGGCGGCGACACCGACACCATCGCAGCGATAGCAGGTGCTGTCCGCGGTGCCGTCGGTGGCCTGGCAGCGTGGCCCGGCGAAGCGATACGAACGGTAACCGACGTGAACAAGCTCGATCTGGAGCCCATCGTCGATCGACTGCTCGCTCTCCGTAACACGAACTGA